The window CCCAGCGTAGCCTCGGCGGGGTGAGTTAACGGAGCGGAGCAGGTCGCTAATGCCCGCGGCGAGTTGACTCACCCCCTGCCCCTCTCTCCGTTGGCTAACGGACAAAGAGGGGGAGCTTTTTTAAACCCTCTTTCCGCGAAGCGGAGAGAGGGTCGAACAGCGTAGCGCATTCGGGGTGAGTTAACGCCGCCCATTGTTATTCTTTATTTCTTTTCCTCCTAATTATCCCCTATATTTAAAGCAACGCTAATGGTTAACAAAAGCGGCACCTAATACTTGATTAAACCCTAAACCCCCACAGTTAAAAAATGACCCTGAACCCATCTGTAAAAATATTTCCGGTAAAATTTGTAACAACAATAATCGCCGATAATCATATATAACGCTATATAGCCAAGGTCTCATAAAGCTATAAGATTTGTGAGGGGCCCGCACCTTAAGGGCCCCGGTTAATTAAAAAAATTCATAAAAAAAATGTCTCAATCTATTTTGATCCAATTTTGGTGGGTATTCCCGCTGATTGCTGCCGTGCTATTGTACAAATTTGTACTGCGCGTATTTTTTGGTATGATCATCGTTCCGGATGACCGTATTGGTTTAGTAGTAAAAAAGTTTACCCTTTACGGGGATAAGCGCCTGCCCGATGGCCGTATCATCGCCATAAACGGCGAGGCCGGTATGCAGGCCAAACCGCTTGCACCGGGCCTGTACTGGGGTATGTGGCCATGGCAATATGCCATAACCATGGGCCAGTTTACCGTTGTTGAGCAGGATAAGCTTGGCCTGGTAAAAGCTAAAGACGGCGCGCCGATGGATACCGGCCGTGTGCTGGGTAAACCTGTCGACTGCGACAAGTTCCAGGATTCGCAGGCTTTTTTAGAAAACAACGGCCAAAAAGGTCCTCAAGCGGCTTTCTTAACGCCGGGTAGCTACCGTATCAACACTTTTCTGTTCGAGATTGTGATGGTGCCCATTACCAGCATACACGAAAACAAGGTGGGTATTGTTACCACGCTTGACGGCGAGCCTTTGGAAAAAGGCGAGATAGCCGGAGGCTCGGTTGCGGGCCACCGTAACTATCAAGACCCTATGGCCTTTATTAAGGCCGGCGGTAAAAAAGGCTTGCAGGAAGATGTGATACTGGCCGGTACCTATTACCTTAACCCATGGTTTGCCATTGTAGAGCAGGTAGAGATGGTGCACATACACATTGGTTATGTGGGTGTGGTCAACTCGTTTGTTGGCCCCGAGGGTAAGGATACCAGCGGTGTGGGCTTTACACATGGTAACATTGTTAAAAAAGGCGATAAAGGTGTTTGGGACGAGCCGCTTGACCCTGGTAAGCACCCGGTAAACATTTATACCCACACGGTAGAGATTGTGCCTACCACCAATATTGTACTTAACTGGGCCAATAGCCGTACCGAGTCGCACGAGTTGGATAAAAACCTGTGTACCATTAGTGTGCGTTCGTCTGATGGATTTACGTTCAATTTGGACGTTTCGCAGATCATCCACATACCGCGTAACGATGCGCCAAAAGTGATAGCCCGATTTGGTAACACCAAAAACCTGGTATCGCAGGTGCTTGAGCCCACTATTGCCAACTACTTCCGTAACTCGGCGCAAAAAAGTGGCGTTATCGAGTTTTTAACCAACCGTTCGCAAAGGCAGGAGGATGCCCGTGCCCAAATAAGCAAGGTATTGGCCGAGTATAACGTTGAAGGTGTAGATACGCTGATAGGTGACATTGTGCCACCCGAAGCGCTGATGAAGACCCTTACCGACCGTAAAATAGCCGAGCAGGAACGCGTTACCTACGAAATTCAGAAAAGCGCCCAAATTGAGCGTAAGGAATTTGAAAGTGCCAAAGCCGGTGCCGATATGCAGCCCGAGGTGGTAAAATCAACCCGCCAGGTTGAGATAAACACCCAAATGGCGGCCTCAAAAGTAGCTGCTGCTAAAGGTGATGCCGAATCGAGGGTGATCAATGCCAAGGCCGATGCCGAAAATAAAACGATTATTGCACGTGCCGATGCCGAAGCAAAAACCATTAATGCCAAGGCCGATGCCAACGCAACCGAAGTTAACGGTAATGCCGACGCGGGTAAAATTAAGGCCATAGGTTTGGCCGAAGCCGAGGTTACCAAACAAAAAACCGAAGCCATGGGTACCGAGCAATATGCCATTGTGCGTGTAGCCGAGGCCCTTGCCAGCAACGGTATTAAACTGGTGCCCGAGATTTTGGTTAGCGGTAAAGATGGCGGCAGCAGCGGCATAATTGATGCCCTTATAGGCAACGAAATGCTTAAAAAGCTGCAACGCGAAGGTGAGGCTAAAAAAGTGGACATTAAGAAAAAGCCCGAAGAGCCTATTAATTAAAAGTTATCATTTCGACGAGGTACGAGGAGAAATCCTGTTCATAATGCAAAGTTCGTCACCTGCCTTTCGAACAAGATTTCTCCTCGCTATTGCTTCGTTCGAAATGACAATTCCACTAAAAAGAAAAAGCCACCCTTTCGGATGGCTTTTTCTTTTTTATCATGTAGCCCTTATATCGATAGTATCTCTACTATCTTTAAAAAGCCCGGGTTAATTTCTACGTTATGCTTGCAGGCGTGTTCAAACGGGGTGTAAGATATCTCGTTGTGTATGATGCCTATCATTTCGTTACGGTGGCCGTCTCTTAACGCTTCAACAGCGGCAACACCTACACGGCTGGCCAGTACCCTATCCATACAGGTTGGGCGGCCCCCGCGTTGTATGTGGCCCAGTATAGATACCCTTGTATCGTAGTTAGGGAATTTCTCTTTCACCTGGTGGCCTATCTCAAAAGCATTACCAGCCTCTTCGCCCTCGGCAACAATCACAATTTTTGATGATTTATCGCGGCGACCATTTTCAAGGCGCTCAAACAAAGCGTTAATATCACGGTTGGTTTCGGGTATCAATATGGCCTCGGCACCTGATGCAATACCGGTACGTAAAGCAATTAAACCCGAGTCGCGGCCCATTACTTCAACAATAAACAGCCTGTCGTGCGATTCGGCCGTGTCGCGTATCTTATCAACCGCGTTAATTACGGTATTAATGGCCGTATCGTAACCGATGGTAAAATCGGTACCTAAAAGGTCGTTATCAATTGTTCCGGGCAGGCCAACTACAGGTATATCGTATTCGCCACCAAAAATTCGCGCGCCGGTAAAAGTACCGTCGCCGCCAATGGCAACCAGTGCATCAACACCATGCTTTGTTAATTGGTCGTATGCCAGCCTGCGGCCCTCTTTAGTTTTAAACTGCTCGCTGCGGGCGGTTTTTAAGATGGTACCGCCACGTTGAATAATGTTGGCAACCGATTTTTGATCCATGCTGAAAAACTCACCATTTATCATCCCCTCGTAGCCCCTGCGTATACCGGTAACCTGTAAATTATAGTAAATAGCCGTGCGTACAACAGCCCTTATAGCGGCATTCATGCCCGGCGCATCGCCCCCTGAAGTATAAATTCCTATGTTTTTGATCTGCGTCATTGTAAAAAAAGGCGCTGTCGCTTTGTAAAATGTATAATCGACGGTTTACAGAAAATGCTTAATTGTGCCCAATTCTGTAAAGTTCGGCGAATTTACATTATTTTTTTTACCCCGCCTACTTTTTATACGCTGATATCCCACTATCCAGATAGGAAATAAAGGATTTTATGTCTGTAGCACCTATTGGCTCAACCAGCGTTTCGCCTTTTTGGTTAATAATAACATAGTAAGGCTGCGCGTTGGAGTTGTATTTTGATATTTCCCTATCAAGGTTATTATCGCCAATTGTAGTTATTTTTTTACCGGTAGTTGCCGATGTGTACTGCTCGGCTGCAGGCAGGTCGGTTTTATCGTCTATCACCAGCTGCAACATTACAAAATCATTTTGAAGCCGCTTAAACACCTCCGGATTGGGGAAAACATTTTGCTCCATCTGGCGGCAGTTAACGCAATTCCAACCGGTAAAATCAATCAGTATGGGTTTGTTAAGCTGTTTGGCTACTTCTATGGCCTGGTCGTAATCGTACCAATCGTCAATGCCTTTAACCTTGGGTAAGCTTTTAAAAAGCTCTTCGTATTTTTTAGTTTTAATTGTTGTTGTATTTACCGGGGCAGGTGCGGCTGGTGCGTTACCTCCTGATATGTCAAAATCCTGCGTGCTTAATGGTGGCAGTAATGCGCTGATAGATTTTAATGGCGCGCCCCAAAGGCCAGGTATCATGTAGATGGTAAAGGCAATTACGCCCGTTGCTATAAATGTGCGCGTTACCGATAGATGCGGCACATCGCTGTCATGCGAAAATTTGATCTTGCCAATAAGGTACAAACTCATTAGTATACCAATGGCTATCCATATAGATAATACCACCTCGCGGTCAATCAGGTTCCAATGGTAGGCCAGGTCAACATTCGATAAAAATTTAAGTGCGAAGGCTATTTCGATAAATCCTAACACCACTTTAACACTGTTTAACCACCCGCCCGATTTTGGCAGACTTTTTAACGCCGAGGGGAACGTAGCAAATATGGTAAATGGCAAGGCAATAGCCAACGAAAAGCCAAACATTACAACTGCCGGGGCAAGCCTGTCGCCTTTGGTAAAGGCACTTGAAAGCACACCACCAATAGCAGGGCCGGTACACGAAAACGACACCACCACCAATGTAGCTGCCATAAAAAATATACCTGCAAAACCGCCTTTATCTGAGTTTGCATCAAGCTTGTTTGCTAAAGAGCTGGGCAGTGTTATTTCGAACGCGCCTAAAAACGATGCCCCGAACACAACCAGCATTAGAAAGAAAAAGAAGTTGAAGTAGCCGTTGGTAGCCAGACCGTTTAAAGCCGCGGGGCCAAATATGATGGTAATAAGCAAGCCAAAAACCACATATATAAATATGATAGAAAAACCGTAAAGGCACGACTGCCAAATGGCATTGGCCCTGGTGCCGCCCCGTTTTGTAAAAAAGCTCACCGTTAATGGCAGCATAGGGTAAACACAGGGTAACAAAAACGCCGCAAAACCGCCTAAGAAACCGATAATAAATAATTGCCAAAGGCTTTTTTGACTATCGGTTGTATTAATACTTGTTTTACTTGCAGCCGCTTTGGCAACAGAATCTGCCTTTACTTTAGCCAGCGAATCAGCCTTTTTTTTGTTGGCGGCAATTTGCTGAGAGGCCGACGGCACATCCGTAAATTGCACATCGCCGGTAGATACGGTATCGGTAGTTTGCGCCTTTACCTGTTGTGGTGTAACGGCGGCAAGCGCTGCAATGGCTAAAACAAAAAATAGTGCGCGGCGTAATAGGCTGCGCATTGAGGCTGGTTTCATTTATTTACAATTATTTACCTAAGGGGATAGTAAACTCAACCTCGTCCGGGGGCAGGCATTTGGTATTGTTACAGGTCATAAACTCCAGCTTGCCGCTCACCGCGGTAGCATTGGACGATTTTATTTTAACCTTTTGCTGGAAAACAACCGAGTTTTCAAAGTAGCCTACGTTCATGCCAAAAACTTTTTCGTATTTAGTTATAGGGGTAGGCTCGGTTGGCTTGCCAACAATTGCATAGTCTTTTGATGGGGTAAAGGTAAAGCTGGTTTTAACCGGCCCGCCATCCTTTACATTTTGCGAGTATATATGCCAGTCTTTATCTATGGTTGCTTTTATCAATACAACGGCTTCGGTAGCGCTTACCTTTTTGGCAGCGTATGACCAGCGCACGTGCGATTCGACCTGGGCTTTTGCGCCCATTGTTATTACTAAAGCTACTATCGCTAAAAATACTTTCTTCATCTTATTTGTTTAAAAACTCTATTTCCTTTAAATTATATAGTTGTTGGCCAGCAGCTGTTGCTACTACTAACAAACCATTATCCTGTACATTTATTATGGTACCATCAAACTCTACTCCGTTCGACTTAAATCTGTGCCGTTCGTTTAACCAGTATAGTCGGCTTAAATATATATTCCTTACAAACGAAAACCTGCCAGCTTTAAGGTGCAGGTAGTACGCTTCAATATTATTGCAAATCTCTGATAATATATTTTTTAAATCATAATCCTTGTGCAATATCTGCTTTATTGATGTAGCATTTGCCGCGCTTTCCGGAAACTCGTCCTGGTTTACGTTAATACCGATGCCAATAACCGAGTTTTTTATCTGGCTGCCCTTTAAGATGTTCTCTATCAGCATCCCCCCGAGTTTTTTATCGCCGTAATAAATATCGTTGGGCCATTTTATCTTCAGTTTATCGCCCAATAATGGCTGTAAAGCATCAAAAACGCCCATACTTGCGATCCTTGTAACATCAAACTGCCCCTGCGCGTCTACAAAGCCGGGGTTTAATAATATGCTAAAAGTTAAGTTTTTTCCGGGTTGGGCATACCAAACATTTTGGTGCTGGCCCCGGCCCGCGAACTGCTCTTCTGCCATAATGACCGTACCTTCAGGTACTGGCTTGGAATTTGACAGTATATTTTTCAGGAAATTGTTGGTAGAGTCCACTTCTTTTAGTGTCACTAAATTTTGTCCAACAAATAATCCTGAAAATATGTTATTTTGCAACGTATAATATAATTTAACCTGAAATCGTTTCAAAACTAATTCTTTTTGATGGTAAAAAGCAAAGTGTTAAATGAATCTACCTACATTTCTGAACTGGCCATACATGGTATGCAGGAGAAAAAAGGTAATGATCTGGTAAGGCTTGATCTTCGTAATATTAATAGTTCGGTTGCTGATTACTTTGTAATTTGCCACGCCGATTCAGCCACACAAGTAAAAGCAATTGCTAATAGTGTTGAGGATGAAATTTATAAGGCCATAAAACAAGACCCATGGCGCAAAGAGGGGCTTGAGCATGGCGAATGGATACTGCTGGATTACATTGATGTGGTTATACACATCTTCAGAACAGACAAACGTGAGTTTTATGGAGTTGAAGACCTGTGGGGTGATGCTGAAATAAAAAGCTATAAAAGCGCTTAAGCGTAAAAAGCCCCTTTAAAATTTATTTATTGATTAGTGAGCTTATTTAAAAATGAAAGATAACGAGAATAGATCCGAAAGCCCAAAACCTTTACGGAAGATACCGAATAAAAAAATTACTCCAAAAGCACCCAAAAACGGTTTAATGTGGCTATATGCCATACTTATAATTGGCTTATTGGTAGTTCCTACCCTTTTTTCGGGCAATAGCGGCAAACCTATTACCTTCCAATATTTTAGCAATAACATGCTAAAGGCACATGATGTAGCCAAAATAGTGGTATACAAAAATGGCGACCTGGTGAGCGCCGATGTTTATATTAAAAAAGATAGCCTGGTTAAGCCAATTTATGCCGATGCGCCTAAACAGCAAAACAAGCTGAACATGCAGGCAGAAGGCCCGCAATATACTTTTACCGATGCCTCGTACGAAAGCCTTAAGCAATCTGTACAGGCGGCAGAAAAAGATATGCCCGATGCCGAAAAAACGCCTATACAGTACGAGCAGGGTAAAGAAAACCTGCTGAGCAACTGGCTGGTACAATGTGTAATTATGGCCGTGTTGCTGGTTGGCGTATGGATGTTTATTATGCGCCGCATGAGCGGTGGCAATGGCGGCGGCCCGGGCGGGCAGATATTTAACATAGGTAAATCAAAAGCTACCTTGTTTGATAAAGAAGCCCAGGTATCGGTTACGTTTAATGATGTTGCCGGTTTGGAAGAAGCCAAGCAAGAGGTGATGGAGATTGTAGATTTCCTTAAAAACCCCAAAAAATATACTAACCTGGGTGGCAAAATTCCTAAAGGCGCATTGCTTGTAGGGTCGCCGGGTACAGGTAAAACCTTATTGGCCAAAGCCGTTGCCGGCGAGGCACAGGTGCCTTTCTTCTCACTGTCGGGTTCCGACTTTGTGGAGATGTTTGTGGGTGTGGGTGCATCGCGTGTGCGCGATTTGTTCCGCCAGGCTAAAGACAAAGCGCCATGTATCATTTTTATTGATGAGATTGATGCTATTGGCCGCGCCCGTGGTAAAAACAATATGATGGGCGGTAACGACGAACGCGAAAACACCCTTAACCAATTACTGGTTGAGATGGATGGTTTCGGTACCGATTCGGGCATTATTATACTTGCTGCAACCAACCGCCCCGATGTATTAGACAGCGCCTTAATGCGCCCGGGGCGTTTTGACAGGCAAGTATCTATTGACAAACCCGACCTGATAGGCCGCGAGCAAATATTTAAAGTACACTTAAAGCCGATAAAATTAGCCGACGGTGTAGACCCAAAAAAACTATCGGCCCAAACCCCTGGTTTTGCCGGTGCCGAAATAGCCAACGTTTGTAATGAGGCTGCTTTGATAGCTGCCCGCCAAAACAAAGAGGCTGTTGATATGAAGGATTTCCAGGACGCGATTGACCGTGTTATTGGTGGCCTTGAAAAGAAAAACACGTTGATCTCTCCGGAAGAGAAACGTGTGGTTGCGTATCACGAAGCCGGGCATGCCATTGCAGGCTGGTTTTTAGAGCATACTGACCCATTGGTTAAGGTATCAATAGTGCCGCGTGGCGTTGCCGCGTTGGGTTATGCGCAGTATCTGCCAAACGAAAGGTTCCTGGTGGCCAAAGAGGAATTAATTGACGATATGACGCTTTCTATGGGCGGGCGTGTTGCCGAGGATATTGTATTTGGTAAAATTACAACCGGCGCATTAAGCGATCTGGAACGTATTACACGCCTTGCATATGGCATGGTGAAGATATACGGTATGAACGATAAGGTGGGTAACCTATCATTCTACGACCCGCAGGGCGAAAACCAGTTTGTAAAACCATACTCGGATGCTACTGCAGAACTTATTGATGCCGAGGTGCGTAATTTGATAGATTCGGTTTATTCGCGCACAAAGGAGTTGTTGAACAAACACCGTGAGGGTCTTGAGAACGTAGCCGCCAAATTATTGGAGAAAGAAGTGCTGTTTCAGTCGGATTTGGAAGAAATATTGGGTAAACGTCCATTTGAGCACCGTACCGCTTACGATAAATTTGTAAACGGCGAGCCTGCGCTGGTGCCTGATAATAACGCGATACCTGACAACCTGATCAACCCCGAATTATCAAGGATTGACAGCGCAACAGATACCGCTGCTAAAGACTAATGTTTAGCTAAAGCTTAAAGCCGGAAAGATCAATCAAAAGGGTCTTTTAGCTTTAAGCTTTTGCTTTAAGCTATACCATGAGGGATATTACCACATCAAAAGAAAAGCTTTTAAAAAAGGTGCGTAAGGCGCTTTTAGAGAAACGCGACAATCCCTATCCAAACCTGGAAGAACTGCCCATGTATCCGCCGATGGATGAGATGCTGGAAGTGGTTTTTGCCGAACAATTTACAGCAGTTAGCGGCCAGTTTGTTTTTTGCGAAGACGAAGTGCAGTTTGTTGAGAGCTTGCTTGAACTTGCCGAAGAACGTAAATGGCATAAAATATATTGCTGGGAACCCGCCCTGCAAGACTTGCTCAAAACCTACGAATATCCCTTTTTTGAGACCGATAAAGACTTTGACCAGGCCGAAGTAGGCTTTACCCTTTGCGAAGCCTTAATAGCGCGTAATGGCAGTATATTGCTTTCTAACGCTAATGCGGCAGGCCGTAGGTTAAGCATTTACCCGCCGGTGCACATTGTGCTGGCTTATACATCGCAGTTGGTGCCCGATCTTAAAGACGGCTTTAAACTGCTAAAGGATAAATATGGCCCACGTATGCCATCAATGATAAGCAACGTTACCGGACCAAGCCGCACCGCCGATATCGAAAAAACCCTGGTATTAGGCGCACACGGCCCAAAAGAACTTTTTGTTTTCTTACTGGACGGATAATTTGCTGCGGCAAGCTTAATCTGAGAAGCTGTTATAATAGCTTCAAATCTTCCAGCTCACATTCTTCTAATACCTGGCGCTGACTTAGCTTTTTATGGTCTGCCCATTTAATAAGGCGAATGTAACCACCTTCAATTTCTATCCCTGTAATATCACCATCATCAAAACAGCAGCAACCGCTGTTAAAATAGGTGTCCAGGTAACCATTAAAATCGGGTTGGGTATGGCCCTTTAAGTGCAACGCGGTGATCTTTTTCTCTATATCGGCTGCCTTTGCCGTGTCTTTCGCTTTTTTAGCGTTTTCAAGGCCGGTGTATAATATCTCCAACTGCGTTAACGACCGAAAGACGGGCTGGTGGGTGTGCCCGGTTATCAGCAGCATATTTTTTCGCTGGCTGCTCCACTCATACATCATACGGTTATGTTCTGTTTTTAACTGGTTATTGTAGGCCGGTGTATTAGGGTTAATACGCAAGTAGCCCTGCAACGGCCCCCAAATATCAGATACAAACCACTTACTAAACCAATTGCCATCGCTTTGCATATCGCCCTGGTGGCCATGTGTCATAAATATCTGCAGTTGCTTATCCTTTAGCTGGGTTTGCAAAACTACGCCTTCGTATATCCTTATAGCCTGCCCATATATCTGCATCAGGCTTACGGCCGCCAATGGGTCGTTGCCCCAGTACAGATCGTGGTTGCCAAAAATTTTCACAAAACGGTCATCATCAATAAACAGCTTCTCTTTTTCGAAAGTGCTTTTATTATGGCGCTTAACCGTTACAAACAAGTTTTCCCATAGCTCCTCGCTGTCGCCAAGGTTAATGTATGTAAAGCCCTCTTTATAATAATGATCGAGCGCGGCTAAATAGTTGCCTGCCGATTTAGCAAAAATATCTGCACCGTCCCGTGCACCTTTATGCTGGTCGGACAGGATGATGAACTTACCATCGGCCGCGTTAAAGGGGATAACCATGCCCTTTTTACCCAGCTTGGTGTTAATGCTTTTGTAAAGCGCGTTTAACGCCCTGTTTACACGCCCCTTGTTTGGCCTCGACGAATACTTGTCGGCCAGTTTTGATAGCGGTTTGTATAATAAGCGTTGTAAAAAATGGCGCATAGGTATGATAACAGGCGAAATAACTATTTGTTAAATTTTTTCAATACAATTGCTATTTGCTAAAAATATTAGCAATTTTGTGTTATGTCGCATGCAGATAACCCGGAATTTTTTAAGGGGAGAGGGGCCCAGGTAAATACCCATAACAAGTTTTTAAAAAGCAAATATGTACTTGAGCATATTGAAGGGCTTGACGAGCAGCTACTGGAAAACACCCATACCCAGCTTTTTGAAGAGAACCCAAAAAAGATAGTCAGCGAATCTAACAGCCCCGATCTTAGCCACATGCACTCTATTAACCCTTACCAGGGTTGCGAGCATGGCTGTATTTACTGCTACGCGCGTAACAGCCACGAGTACTACGGCTTTAGCGCCGGCCTTGATTTTGAACGGAAGATAATTGTTAAACGCAACGCGCCGCAACTGCTCGAAAAACATTTTAATAAAAAGGGATACGAACCTGTACCCATTGTGCTATCGGGCAATACGGATTGCTACCAGCCTATAGAGCGTAAATTAAAAATTACACGCGCCTTGCTGCAGGTGTTTTTAAAATACCGCCACCCGGTAAGCATCATCACAAAAAACAATGTGGTGCTGCGCGATATGGATATTTTAAGCGAAATGGCAGCCATGAAGTTGGCGCATGTAAATATCTCTATCACCTCGTTAAACGAGTCGTTAAGGCAAAAGCTGGAGCCGCGCACCGTTACCGGCATGAGCCGCCTGGCGGTTATTCAAAAACTTACAGAAAAGGGTATACCGGTAAGGGTAATGGTAGCGCCCATTATTCCCGGGTTAAATAGTAACGAGATACCCGACATTATTAAAGCGGCTGCCGACAGGGGCGCTGTATCGGCAGGGTTTACCATTGTGCGGCTTAACGGCAGTATTGCCGAAATATTTACCGACTGGATACACAAAGCGTATCCGGACAGGGCCGAAAAAGTGTTGAACATGATAAAGGCATGCCACAACGGCAACCTTAACGATAGTGACTTTGGCCGCCGAATGAGCGGCGATGGTCATGTGGCCAACTCCATACACCAATTATACCGCATGGCATGCGTTCGTTTCCTGGCGGGCCGCGAAATGCCGCCGTATGACCTTAGCTTATTTATGCCCCGTGACGGAAAACAGACGAGTATGTTTTAACTCACATCCTCAATCTTAAAGAAACCGACCTGCCCAGTGCCTGTATCAATTCAGGGTCGAAGGTTTGCAGGCCGTCTTTTTGCACCCATTTGGTTTTATCCTTCACTAATTGCAGCTTTTCGCCGTTAAGTAATAGGTCGAGTTCGGTAGTATTTTGGTTAATTAAGTTACTATTAACTATTTGGTAAACATAGTCTTTATCATCAAATGTTATTCGCAGTGGCAGTCCCATTAGTCTTCATCCTCCTGTTGTAAAGGTAAGCTCTAAACGCCAACAGGCCATTTTTATTTGAAAAAATTATAAAAAGCCAGTCGTTGCCTTTATAAATACCTCATCGCTATCTCTGGCATTTTCACGTGCTTAGGCACCTTTTTTACACGCATTGTAACATTTTGGTTATATCCTCCGTCTTGTGCTCCTATAATGGCCATTAAATAATCACAATTAACACACAAGCGGTTAGTTAGCAACTACTTGTGTTAAATTTTTTAATTAAATCAATAAGAATGAAAATACATTTATCTCTAAAATCGCTCATACTTGCGGTTGTTATTGTAGCAAGCGCACTTGCTTGCTGGGAACTACACCTGCGCAATCAGGGCATTGCGCCCGACTTTGACGACAGCCCGGAATTATGGGCCAATTCGCGCGCCATGGTTTACGAACCATCTGATAAAGCCACCGTTTTTATCGGCTCATCGCGAATTAAGTATGATTTGGATATCCCTACCTGGGAAAACTCCGCCCACACTCACGCTATTCAGTTAGCCATGGTGGGTTCGTCGCCACGTACTATTCTTAGCGACCTTGCAAACGACCCTAACTTTAAAGGGAAACTTGTTGTAGACGTAACAGAGGTGCTGTTTTTTAACGATGCTCCTTACGTTTTGGCATCACCTGGCGAAGGTATAAGCTATTACAAGAAACGCACACCAGCACAAAAGGCAAACTTTGTATTTGATAAATACCTTGAAGCCAACCTGGCCATGCTGAATAAAGACTTTTATTCGTTAAATGGCTTACTTAACCACACCGGCGTACCCAACCGCACGGGTGTTTATGCAGGACTGGATTTTCCGGTAGGCTTTGGCCAAACGCTATATAACAGGCAAACTAAAATGACGCCCGCCTTTTTAGCCGACACCAATCGCATTAACCAGGTGCGGGGCATATGGGGCTGCGTTGCTAAAATGAGTAAGGAACCGCCTGTAAGCGGTAAAGCATTGGATGCCATTTTTGCATCAGTTAAACATGATGTAGACAAAATAAAAGCAAGGGGCGGCGATGTTGTTTTTTTACGCACGCCATCAAGCGGCCCGTTTTTTATGGGCGAAAATATGGGCTATCCTCGGGCTAAATATTGGGACAGGTTAATTGCTGTAACCGGCTGCAAAG is drawn from Inquilinus sp. KBS0705 and contains these coding sequences:
- a CDS encoding metallophosphoesterase codes for the protein MRHFLQRLLYKPLSKLADKYSSRPNKGRVNRALNALYKSINTKLGKKGMVIPFNAADGKFIILSDQHKGARDGADIFAKSAGNYLAALDHYYKEGFTYINLGDSEELWENLFVTVKRHNKSTFEKEKLFIDDDRFVKIFGNHDLYWGNDPLAAVSLMQIYGQAIRIYEGVVLQTQLKDKQLQIFMTHGHQGDMQSDGNWFSKWFVSDIWGPLQGYLRINPNTPAYNNQLKTEHNRMMYEWSSQRKNMLLITGHTHQPVFRSLTQLEILYTGLENAKKAKDTAKAADIEKKITALHLKGHTQPDFNGYLDTYFNSGCCCFDDGDITGIEIEGGYIRLIKWADHKKLSQRQVLEECELEDLKLL
- the hflB gene encoding ATP-dependent zinc metalloprotease FtsH; amino-acid sequence: MKDNENRSESPKPLRKIPNKKITPKAPKNGLMWLYAILIIGLLVVPTLFSGNSGKPITFQYFSNNMLKAHDVAKIVVYKNGDLVSADVYIKKDSLVKPIYADAPKQQNKLNMQAEGPQYTFTDASYESLKQSVQAAEKDMPDAEKTPIQYEQGKENLLSNWLVQCVIMAVLLVGVWMFIMRRMSGGNGGGPGGQIFNIGKSKATLFDKEAQVSVTFNDVAGLEEAKQEVMEIVDFLKNPKKYTNLGGKIPKGALLVGSPGTGKTLLAKAVAGEAQVPFFSLSGSDFVEMFVGVGASRVRDLFRQAKDKAPCIIFIDEIDAIGRARGKNNMMGGNDERENTLNQLLVEMDGFGTDSGIIILAATNRPDVLDSALMRPGRFDRQVSIDKPDLIGREQIFKVHLKPIKLADGVDPKKLSAQTPGFAGAEIANVCNEAALIAARQNKEAVDMKDFQDAIDRVIGGLEKKNTLISPEEKRVVAYHEAGHAIAGWFLEHTDPLVKVSIVPRGVAALGYAQYLPNERFLVAKEELIDDMTLSMGGRVAEDIVFGKITTGALSDLERITRLAYGMVKIYGMNDKVGNLSFYDPQGENQFVKPYSDATAELIDAEVRNLIDSVYSRTKELLNKHREGLENVAAKLLEKEVLFQSDLEEILGKRPFEHRTAYDKFVNGEPALVPDNNAIPDNLINPELSRIDSATDTAAKD
- a CDS encoding PA0069 family radical SAM protein gives rise to the protein MSHADNPEFFKGRGAQVNTHNKFLKSKYVLEHIEGLDEQLLENTHTQLFEENPKKIVSESNSPDLSHMHSINPYQGCEHGCIYCYARNSHEYYGFSAGLDFERKIIVKRNAPQLLEKHFNKKGYEPVPIVLSGNTDCYQPIERKLKITRALLQVFLKYRHPVSIITKNNVVLRDMDILSEMAAMKLAHVNISITSLNESLRQKLEPRTVTGMSRLAVIQKLTEKGIPVRVMVAPIIPGLNSNEIPDIIKAAADRGAVSAGFTIVRLNGSIAEIFTDWIHKAYPDRAEKVLNMIKACHNGNLNDSDFGRRMSGDGHVANSIHQLYRMACVRFLAGREMPPYDLSLFMPRDGKQTSMF